From Micromonospora nigra, one genomic window encodes:
- a CDS encoding WXG100 family type VII secretion target: protein MDHVLVVNFAALQQASADIQRAMNTLDSQLGQLERDAAPLVATWTGDAQAAYEQRQARWRNASQDLQAMLRDIKLAVGDSATDYLDTEKKNVGLFQ, encoded by the coding sequence ATGGACCATGTGCTGGTCGTGAACTTCGCCGCGCTGCAACAGGCCAGCGCGGACATCCAACGGGCGATGAACACGCTCGACTCGCAGCTCGGTCAGCTGGAGCGCGACGCCGCTCCGCTCGTGGCCACCTGGACCGGCGACGCCCAGGCCGCCTACGAACAGCGGCAGGCCCGGTGGCGCAACGCCTCCCAGGACCTGCAGGCGATGCTGCGCGACATCAAGCTCGCGGTGGGCGACTCCGCCACCGACTACCTCGACACCGAGAAGAAGAACGTCGGCCTGTTCCAGTAG
- the mycP gene encoding type VII secretion-associated serine protease mycosin: MSRIPVRPALAGVAAVLLSALTTLSGPVPVARAAPGCASPLAPARPVTATPWPQYRYAPERLAPLTDGSGVTVAVVDSGVDPRHPQLAGRVLAGTDLLDPNGDGRRDCVGHGTGVASIIAATPRDGVAFRGLAPGVRILPVRVSEQQVVDGRESGRTVDAADFARAVRWAVDRDADVLNLSVVLYADDPAVRAAVAHALARDVVVVAAAGNLHGSGDPRPYPAAYDGVLGVGAISADGSRADFSQTGTYVDLVAPGSDVVVCAPGQGHHRAEGTSYAAPFVAATAALLRGYRPELTAAEVTRRLVSTADPAPDGGYGAGVLNPYRAVTESPATRLDRARPAAGIGDDRVDPAVLAQRARRAAARDRAFVVAGVGVTVVAAAGALALLAPRGSRRRWRPADPA, translated from the coding sequence ATGTCCCGGATCCCCGTACGGCCCGCCCTGGCCGGCGTGGCGGCGGTGCTGCTGAGCGCCCTGACCACGCTGTCCGGGCCGGTGCCCGTCGCGCGGGCCGCGCCGGGCTGCGCGTCGCCTCTCGCCCCCGCCCGGCCGGTCACGGCCACCCCCTGGCCGCAGTACCGGTACGCCCCGGAGCGGCTGGCCCCGCTGACGGACGGCTCGGGGGTGACGGTGGCGGTGGTCGACTCGGGCGTGGATCCGCGTCACCCACAGCTGGCCGGCCGGGTGCTCGCCGGCACCGATCTGCTCGATCCGAACGGGGACGGTCGCCGCGACTGTGTCGGGCACGGCACCGGGGTGGCCAGCATCATCGCGGCGACGCCACGCGACGGGGTCGCGTTCCGGGGGCTCGCCCCCGGGGTGCGCATCCTGCCCGTACGGGTCAGCGAACAGCAGGTGGTCGACGGCCGCGAGTCGGGGCGCACGGTCGACGCCGCCGACTTCGCCCGGGCCGTCCGCTGGGCGGTGGACCGGGACGCGGACGTGCTCAACCTGTCGGTCGTGCTGTACGCCGACGACCCGGCCGTCCGGGCCGCCGTCGCCCACGCGCTCGCCCGGGACGTGGTGGTCGTGGCCGCCGCCGGCAATTTGCACGGCAGCGGGGATCCGCGCCCGTATCCGGCCGCCTACGACGGGGTGCTCGGCGTGGGGGCGATATCCGCTGACGGTTCCCGGGCCGACTTCTCCCAGACCGGGACGTACGTCGACCTCGTCGCGCCCGGCAGCGACGTGGTCGTGTGCGCGCCCGGTCAGGGTCACCACCGCGCGGAGGGCACGAGCTACGCGGCACCGTTCGTCGCGGCGACGGCGGCGCTGCTGCGGGGGTACCGGCCGGAGCTGACCGCCGCCGAGGTGACCCGCCGGCTGGTGTCCACCGCCGATCCGGCGCCCGACGGCGGCTACGGCGCGGGGGTGCTCAACCCGTACCGGGCGGTCACCGAGTCGCCGGCCACCAGGCTGGACCGGGCCCGACCGGCCGCCGGCATCGGCGACGACCGGGTCGACCCGGCGGTGCTCGCCCAGCGGGCGCGGCGGGCCGCCGCCCGGGACCGGGCGTTCGTGGTGGCGGGCGTCGGAGTGACGGTGGTGGCCGCCGCAGGCGCGCTGGCCCTGCTGGCTCCCCGCGGCAGTCGACGGCGTTGGCGGCCCGCCGACCCGGCCTGA
- a CDS encoding SseB family protein, whose translation MTEWEPATEAEAAMRDALHANDQQLYFRILARTHLLLPVSPESAAGQAPTGWGTWTTAGRTHVLAFTSVEAMRACLGEHAGASRRASYLELADSWPNHEWWLAVNPGLPVEGYLPAWYVAQLSRGDVRLPGRTMGARARLERVEALARARDNVTGPGRPGPAPTARPEAPRGVARPDATPAAPVPPRAEVSEPAPPSPRSPAAGRSVPPPAVSPPPGREPDAGAPSTWGADSASPSGWGADSASPSSVGRGDPREAANGRPTRTGRPDPGWPPPEHPDPRANRRQADTGQRSFFEPASARGHRGDGGRPGGRAVPPGRFASGSQPFPRRRPSGEPVPETPTHAFPASTGGEATVALPTPGADAVRSPGPPAEENTVPFRVPSVAGRAWPAPDAGPQAGPDTDVTQTLPRRRPTPPPSDDQPESVAEPVSAPPAPRRGFTPIVIEGTLVEARDASATSGQAAPAPYPGRPAGDGDPVEQPPARPAPDLWTPRRSAPAVTPPDLAPAADAAGVTHDLGSPNGVDDPAATRPVSGQGPPEHVSSGQANPERVAQEPESPATSLFEPTNSARVDPPTTASLFEPVRPARAEGAVSDRAATSAGSPGTPVADHPPAAQSDEPTVTMEHGRSDEPTVTMEHGRSDATPTEPIPAGPAESGSDALTEPIVAGSAGEAATEPIFAGSAGDAATEPIHTGSAGAATASTVGFVPANEVEEDLLSAADAGSTDTFLSTLLLARVLLPVAAASAPGSRPGEPGFVWRTEQTDGETFVVVYTSPERLADHTVTGVETVLVRFVQLIRRWPDEAWSFAVNPGTPVGAKLPGEQIVGLANWAAEVGLGDDAGGEPEPPATEPEPASRARTTPPAIDPARPVVMQKAVAPSQLAYYLERGYDRVSGFVHRAGELAHLSTPAELYDALGLGHPDSPFDRAAEEVYVLRWPAYRPSLYRIPYGGQNEPAMRAMEGWVIERPPFRGNGFAPGESSDVVAEFKVDSARLPHGAQLWRIGADGSERLVATLDTDALTWRQVGAS comes from the coding sequence GTGACCGAATGGGAGCCGGCCACCGAGGCCGAGGCGGCGATGCGCGACGCGCTGCACGCCAACGACCAGCAGCTCTACTTCCGCATCCTGGCCCGCACGCACCTGCTGCTACCGGTGTCCCCCGAGTCGGCCGCCGGTCAGGCCCCGACGGGCTGGGGAACCTGGACGACCGCCGGCCGGACCCACGTGCTCGCGTTCACCTCCGTCGAGGCCATGCGGGCCTGTCTCGGTGAGCATGCCGGAGCCAGCCGCCGTGCCAGCTACCTCGAACTCGCGGACAGCTGGCCCAACCACGAGTGGTGGCTGGCTGTGAATCCCGGCCTGCCGGTCGAGGGCTACCTGCCCGCCTGGTACGTCGCCCAGTTGTCCCGTGGCGACGTGCGGCTACCCGGCCGCACGATGGGTGCCCGCGCCCGGTTGGAGCGGGTCGAGGCGCTGGCCCGGGCCCGCGACAACGTGACCGGCCCGGGGCGGCCCGGCCCGGCCCCGACCGCCCGCCCGGAGGCTCCGCGCGGTGTGGCCCGGCCGGACGCGACACCGGCAGCCCCCGTACCGCCCCGGGCCGAGGTGTCCGAGCCGGCACCGCCGTCGCCGCGTAGCCCCGCTGCCGGTCGGTCCGTGCCGCCACCTGCCGTTTCGCCGCCGCCCGGTCGGGAACCCGACGCCGGGGCCCCGTCCACCTGGGGGGCCGACTCCGCGTCGCCGTCCGGTTGGGGGGCCGACTCCGCGTCGCCGTCCAGCGTCGGTCGCGGCGACCCCCGCGAGGCCGCGAACGGCCGGCCCACCCGAACGGGCCGGCCCGATCCCGGCTGGCCCCCGCCGGAGCATCCCGATCCACGGGCCAACAGGCGGCAGGCCGACACCGGCCAGCGGTCCTTCTTCGAGCCGGCGTCCGCCCGGGGGCACCGAGGGGACGGGGGACGCCCCGGTGGCCGCGCCGTGCCGCCCGGCCGGTTCGCCTCCGGAAGCCAGCCGTTCCCGCGTCGCCGGCCGTCGGGCGAGCCGGTGCCGGAGACGCCCACGCACGCGTTCCCCGCCTCGACGGGCGGCGAGGCCACCGTGGCCCTTCCCACCCCCGGCGCCGACGCCGTCCGGTCGCCGGGGCCACCCGCGGAGGAGAACACGGTTCCGTTCCGCGTGCCCTCCGTGGCCGGGCGGGCATGGCCCGCCCCCGACGCAGGGCCGCAGGCGGGCCCGGACACCGACGTGACGCAGACCCTGCCGCGCCGCCGGCCGACGCCCCCGCCGTCCGACGACCAGCCCGAGAGCGTCGCCGAGCCGGTTTCCGCGCCCCCCGCCCCGCGGCGCGGGTTCACCCCGATCGTCATCGAGGGCACCCTCGTCGAGGCCCGTGACGCGTCCGCCACGTCCGGGCAGGCCGCGCCCGCCCCCTATCCGGGTCGACCGGCAGGGGATGGCGACCCCGTCGAGCAGCCGCCCGCGCGACCCGCGCCCGACCTGTGGACGCCCCGGCGGTCCGCCCCCGCCGTCACCCCTCCCGACCTCGCGCCCGCCGCCGACGCCGCCGGGGTGACCCACGACCTCGGTTCGCCGAACGGTGTCGACGATCCCGCCGCGACCCGACCGGTCAGCGGGCAGGGGCCCCCGGAACACGTCAGCTCGGGTCAGGCGAACCCGGAGCGCGTGGCCCAGGAGCCGGAAAGCCCAGCCACCTCGCTGTTCGAGCCGACCAACTCCGCACGGGTCGATCCCCCCACGACAGCGTCCCTGTTCGAGCCGGTCCGTCCGGCGCGGGCGGAGGGGGCGGTGTCGGACAGGGCGGCGACCTCGGCCGGTTCTCCCGGTACGCCCGTCGCGGATCACCCGCCTGCCGCACAGTCCGACGAGCCGACCGTGACGATGGAGCACGGGCGGTCCGACGAGCCGACCGTGACGATGGAGCACGGGCGGTCCGATGCCACACCGACGGAGCCGATTCCGGCGGGTCCGGCGGAGTCCGGGTCCGACGCACTGACGGAGCCGATCGTCGCGGGTTCGGCCGGGGAGGCTGCGACGGAGCCGATCTTCGCGGGTTCGGCCGGGGACGCAGCGACGGAGCCGATCCACACGGGTTCGGCCGGTGCCGCGACTGCCTCGACGGTCGGGTTCGTACCGGCCAACGAGGTCGAGGAGGACCTGCTCTCGGCTGCCGACGCCGGCAGCACCGACACGTTCCTGTCCACGCTGCTGCTGGCGCGGGTGCTGCTGCCGGTCGCGGCTGCCTCCGCCCCCGGCAGCCGTCCCGGGGAGCCCGGATTCGTCTGGCGTACCGAGCAGACCGACGGCGAGACGTTCGTGGTGGTGTACACCTCCCCGGAACGCCTGGCCGACCATACCGTGACCGGCGTCGAGACGGTCCTCGTGCGCTTCGTGCAGCTGATCCGCCGCTGGCCGGACGAGGCATGGTCGTTCGCGGTGAACCCGGGCACCCCGGTGGGGGCGAAGCTGCCCGGTGAGCAGATCGTGGGGCTGGCCAACTGGGCGGCCGAGGTGGGGCTGGGCGACGACGCCGGGGGTGAGCCCGAGCCACCCGCCACGGAGCCCGAACCGGCGAGCCGGGCGCGCACCACGCCACCGGCCATCGACCCGGCCCGGCCGGTCGTCATGCAGAAGGCGGTGGCCCCCAGCCAACTCGCGTACTACCTGGAACGCGGCTACGACCGGGTCTCCGGTTTCGTGCACCGGGCCGGCGAGCTGGCCCACCTGAGCACCCCGGCGGAGTTGTACGACGCTCTCGGCCTGGGCCACCCCGACTCGCCCTTCGACAGAGCCGCCGAGGAGGTGTACGTGCTGCGGTGGCCGGCGTACCGGCCCAGCCTGTACCGCATCCCCTACGGCGGGCAGAACGAACCGGCCATGCGGGCGATGGAGGGCTGGGTCATCGAGCGTCCCCCGTTCCGGGGCAACGGCTTCGCGCCGGGCGAGAGCAGCGACGTGGTGGCCGAGTTCAAGGTGGACAGCGCCCGCCTGCCGCACGGTGCCCAGCTGTGGCGGATCGGCGCGGACGGCAGTGAGCGGCTCGTCGCCACGCTGGACACCGACGCGTTGACCTGGCGTCAGGTCGGTGCGTCATGA
- a CDS encoding alpha/beta fold hydrolase: MTEQRGGAVDESCVLTEGPWTHRFVGANGSRFHVVEAGTGPMVLFLHGFPEHWWAWHEMLPAVADAGFRAVAVDLRGYGASDKPPRGYDGYTLAADVAGLIRGLGERSATVVGTGAGGMIAWTVASFHPSLVRRLVVLGAPHPLRLRAAIFADPRGQFTASTPTLKFQLPRYEHVLTRDDGAAVEEILRRWGGSRWVTGPDFAAYAQCCRQAMRIPQAAFCALEGYRWAFRSVLRLHGYRFVRLMQKPLVTPTLQLHGSDDLASLPRTAQGSGRYVTAPYEWRLLDGVGHFPHVEASELVLGEILRWTKS, encoded by the coding sequence ATGACCGAGCAGCGTGGCGGGGCCGTCGACGAGTCCTGCGTCCTCACCGAGGGGCCGTGGACGCACCGGTTCGTCGGCGCCAACGGCAGCCGGTTCCACGTGGTCGAGGCGGGCACCGGCCCCATGGTGCTGTTCCTGCACGGCTTCCCCGAGCACTGGTGGGCGTGGCACGAGATGCTGCCGGCGGTCGCGGACGCCGGGTTCCGGGCCGTCGCCGTCGACCTGCGCGGCTACGGCGCCAGCGACAAGCCACCCCGGGGGTACGACGGCTACACGCTCGCCGCCGACGTCGCCGGCCTGATCCGTGGCCTGGGGGAACGCTCGGCGACGGTGGTGGGCACCGGCGCGGGCGGCATGATCGCCTGGACGGTGGCCTCGTTCCACCCGTCCCTGGTGCGCCGGCTGGTGGTGCTGGGCGCACCGCATCCGCTGCGGCTGCGCGCCGCCATCTTCGCCGACCCGCGTGGGCAGTTCACCGCCTCGACGCCGACCCTGAAGTTCCAGCTGCCCCGGTACGAGCACGTGCTGACCCGGGACGACGGGGCAGCGGTGGAGGAGATCCTGCGCCGCTGGGGCGGGTCACGCTGGGTGACGGGACCCGACTTCGCCGCGTACGCGCAGTGTTGCCGGCAGGCCATGCGGATCCCCCAGGCCGCCTTCTGCGCGCTGGAGGGCTACCGGTGGGCGTTCCGGTCGGTGCTGCGGCTGCACGGGTACCGCTTCGTCCGGCTCATGCAGAAGCCGCTGGTCACGCCGACCCTGCAACTGCACGGCTCGGACGATCTGGCCTCGCTGCCCCGCACCGCCCAGGGGTCCGGTCGGTACGTCACGGCGCCGTACGAGTGGCGGCTGCTCGACGGGGTGGGGCACTTCCCGCACGTCGAGGCCTCGGAACTGGTGCTCGGGGAGATCCTGCGCTGGACGAAGTCGTGA
- a CDS encoding immune inhibitor A domain-containing protein has translation MGLLGLSLTATGLAVGPSATAAPQSLVPEAAPSAADHAHADHDLPNPLEEKRRALRQEGLTSVLSGRAKAERINGSTVVKVGETAAGAPGANARTLRGGKAAKKDQYVELSREKTDNIFVILAEFGNERHPDYPDKDLDPNRPGPTKFDGPLHNEIPEPNRAVDNSTVWQPDYSAEHYRKLYFGTAPGDESVKQYYEAQSSGRYSVDGEVTNWVKVDYNEARYGRSGDPKADDDPTGDPVVCASIVCNNVWALVRDAANQWVADQKAQGRTDAQIAADVQAMDQWDRYDHDGDGDFNESDGYIDHFQIVHAGGDMADGDPIQGEDAIWSHRWYAFATDQGVTGPPNFPAGGTQIGNTGVWIGDYTIQPENGGRSVFYHEYAHDLGLPDDYNIGASADNNNEHWTLMAQSRLGGKNDGGIGERGGDLGAWNKLQLGWLDYEVVVAGQKRTMTLGPQEYNSKKPQAVVVVLPQREYAFDNGAPFEGEKQFFSGNDDNLNTTMTRTLDLTGKTSASLSMQGRYNIETGYDYLYFEASLDGGQTWQALPGTVDGKPIPEVAGRPALDGSSGGQWVDITIPMDFAAGQVAQFRFRYSTDGGVSSGGFFGDAITVTADGETVLADGAENGAGDWTLDGWSIQEETYTKAFDNYYIAGHRSYVSYDKYLETGPYYFGYANTRPDWVDHYAYQEGLLISYWNTRWADNDTVNHPGEGRNLYIDARPRPIYNLTGQPWRARVQVYDAPFSLKKADSFTLHINSQPHYIRGQAAAPLFDDTKKYFYEELPNHGVKLPATGTKIRVLKQNGTTLKIRIS, from the coding sequence GTGGGTCTGCTCGGGCTCTCGCTGACGGCGACAGGGTTGGCGGTCGGACCATCGGCCACCGCCGCCCCGCAGTCACTCGTGCCGGAGGCCGCCCCGTCGGCCGCCGACCACGCCCACGCCGACCACGACCTGCCGAACCCGCTGGAGGAGAAGCGCCGGGCGCTGCGTCAGGAGGGCCTGACCTCGGTCCTCTCCGGCCGGGCCAAGGCAGAGCGAATCAACGGCAGCACGGTCGTGAAGGTCGGCGAGACCGCCGCCGGCGCCCCGGGCGCCAACGCCCGTACGCTGCGCGGCGGCAAGGCCGCCAAGAAGGACCAGTACGTCGAGTTGTCCCGGGAGAAGACCGACAACATCTTCGTGATCCTGGCGGAGTTCGGCAACGAGCGGCACCCGGACTACCCGGACAAGGACCTCGACCCGAACCGGCCCGGGCCGACGAAGTTCGACGGTCCGCTGCACAACGAGATCCCGGAGCCCAACCGGGCGGTCGACAACTCGACCGTGTGGCAGCCGGACTACAGCGCGGAGCACTACCGCAAGCTCTACTTCGGCACCGCCCCCGGTGACGAGTCGGTCAAGCAGTACTACGAGGCGCAGTCCTCGGGTCGGTACAGCGTGGACGGCGAGGTCACCAACTGGGTGAAGGTCGACTACAACGAGGCCCGCTACGGCCGGTCGGGCGACCCGAAGGCCGACGACGACCCCACCGGCGACCCGGTCGTCTGCGCCTCGATCGTCTGCAACAACGTCTGGGCGCTGGTCCGCGACGCCGCCAACCAGTGGGTGGCCGACCAGAAGGCCCAGGGCCGCACCGACGCCCAGATCGCCGCGGACGTCCAGGCGATGGACCAGTGGGACCGGTACGACCACGACGGTGACGGCGACTTCAACGAGTCGGACGGCTACATCGACCACTTCCAGATCGTGCACGCCGGCGGCGACATGGCCGACGGCGACCCGATCCAGGGTGAAGACGCCATCTGGAGCCACCGCTGGTACGCCTTCGCCACCGACCAGGGCGTCACCGGCCCGCCGAACTTCCCGGCGGGTGGCACCCAGATCGGTAACACGGGCGTGTGGATCGGTGACTACACGATCCAGCCGGAGAACGGCGGCCGGAGCGTGTTCTACCACGAGTACGCCCACGACCTCGGTCTGCCGGACGACTACAACATCGGTGCCTCCGCCGACAACAACAACGAACACTGGACGCTGATGGCCCAGAGCCGCCTCGGCGGCAAGAACGACGGCGGCATCGGCGAGCGCGGCGGCGACCTGGGCGCGTGGAACAAGCTCCAGCTCGGCTGGCTCGACTACGAGGTGGTCGTGGCCGGGCAGAAGCGCACCATGACGCTGGGCCCGCAGGAGTACAACTCCAAGAAACCGCAGGCCGTGGTGGTCGTGCTGCCGCAGCGGGAGTACGCCTTCGACAACGGCGCGCCGTTCGAGGGCGAGAAGCAGTTCTTCTCCGGCAACGACGACAACCTGAACACCACGATGACCCGGACGCTGGACCTCACCGGGAAGACGTCGGCGTCGCTGTCGATGCAGGGCCGCTACAACATCGAGACCGGGTACGACTACCTGTACTTCGAGGCGTCCCTCGACGGCGGGCAGACCTGGCAGGCCCTGCCGGGCACCGTGGACGGCAAGCCGATCCCCGAGGTCGCGGGCCGTCCGGCACTCGACGGCAGCAGCGGCGGCCAGTGGGTCGACATCACCATCCCGATGGACTTCGCGGCCGGCCAGGTGGCGCAGTTCCGGTTCCGCTACTCCACCGACGGCGGCGTCAGCTCGGGCGGGTTCTTCGGTGACGCGATCACCGTGACCGCCGACGGCGAGACGGTCCTGGCCGACGGTGCCGAGAACGGCGCCGGCGACTGGACGCTGGACGGTTGGAGCATCCAGGAGGAGACCTACACCAAGGCCTTCGACAACTACTACATCGCCGGGCACCGGTCGTACGTCTCGTACGACAAGTACCTGGAGACCGGCCCGTACTACTTCGGTTACGCGAACACCCGGCCCGACTGGGTGGACCACTACGCGTACCAGGAGGGCCTGCTCATCTCGTACTGGAACACCCGGTGGGCGGACAACGACACCGTCAACCACCCGGGTGAGGGTCGGAACCTGTACATCGACGCGCGTCCGCGCCCGATCTACAACCTGACCGGCCAGCCGTGGCGGGCCCGGGTGCAGGTCTACGATGCCCCGTTCAGCCTGAAGAAGGCCGACTCGTTCACGCTGCACATCAACAGCCAGCCGCACTACATCCGCGGTCAGGCGGCGGCACCCCTGTTCGACGACACCAAGAAGTACTTCTACGAGGAGCTGCCGAACCACGGCGTCAAGCTGCCGGCCACCGGGACGAAGATCCGGGTGCTCAAGCAGAACGGCACCACGTTGAAGATCCGGATCAGCTGA
- the acs gene encoding acetate--CoA ligase, whose amino-acid sequence MSEALANLLNETRQFPPPADLAANANVTADAYADADADRLAFWERQAGRLTWARQWDQVLDWSKAPFATWFVGGQLNVAYNCLDRHVEAGRGDKVAIHWEGEPGDTRTITYADLHRMTCQAANALTDLGVMAGDRVAIYLPMVPEAAVAMLACARIGATHSVVFGGFSADSLSNRIQDASAKVVITADGGYRRGKPSALKPTVDEAVANCPSVEHVLVLRRTGEEVAWSAKDHWWHETVETASAEHTAQPFDAEHPLFILYTSGTTARPKGILHTTGGYLTQAAYTAHAVFDLKPETDVYWCTADIGWVTGHSYIVYGPLANGATQVMYEGTPDTPHKGRFWEIVDRYRVTILYTAPTLIRTMMKWGEDLPAGHDLSSLRLLGSVGEPINPEAWMWYRQHVGRGELPIVDTWWQTETGAIMISPLPGVTATKPGSAMAPLPGIVADVVDDQGQPVPNGGGGYLVLREPWPSMLRTIWGDDNRFVETYWSRFGAGAGGGGGGDWVYFAGDGAKKDDDGHIWLLGRVDDVMLVSGHNISTTEVESALVSHPSVAEAAVVGATDPTTGQAIVAFAIPRGTTDTSGAAGEQLITELRNHVARTLGPIAKPRQIMLVPELPKTRSGKIMRRLLRDVAENRSLGDVTTLQDSSVMELISSGMSGAKSDED is encoded by the coding sequence ATGAGCGAGGCTTTGGCCAATCTGCTGAACGAGACGCGCCAGTTCCCGCCGCCGGCCGATCTCGCCGCCAACGCCAACGTCACCGCAGACGCGTACGCCGACGCGGACGCCGACCGGCTGGCCTTCTGGGAGCGACAGGCCGGCCGGCTCACCTGGGCGCGACAGTGGGACCAGGTGCTGGACTGGTCGAAGGCGCCGTTTGCGACGTGGTTCGTGGGCGGGCAGCTCAACGTGGCGTACAACTGCCTGGACCGGCATGTGGAGGCGGGCCGGGGCGACAAGGTCGCCATCCACTGGGAGGGCGAACCGGGCGACACCCGCACCATCACGTACGCCGATCTGCACAGGATGACCTGCCAGGCGGCGAACGCGCTGACCGATCTGGGTGTCATGGCCGGCGACCGGGTGGCGATCTACCTGCCGATGGTGCCGGAGGCGGCGGTGGCGATGCTGGCGTGCGCCCGGATCGGCGCCACGCACAGCGTCGTCTTCGGTGGCTTCTCCGCCGACTCGCTGAGCAACCGGATCCAGGACGCCAGCGCCAAGGTGGTGATCACCGCTGACGGGGGTTACCGGCGCGGTAAGCCGTCGGCGTTGAAGCCGACGGTGGACGAGGCGGTGGCGAACTGTCCGTCCGTGGAGCATGTGCTGGTGCTGCGCCGCACCGGCGAGGAGGTCGCCTGGTCGGCGAAGGACCACTGGTGGCACGAGACGGTGGAGACCGCGTCGGCCGAGCACACGGCGCAGCCGTTCGACGCCGAGCACCCGCTGTTCATCCTCTACACCAGCGGCACCACGGCCCGACCGAAGGGCATCCTGCACACCACCGGCGGTTACCTGACCCAGGCGGCGTACACGGCGCACGCGGTGTTCGACCTCAAGCCGGAGACGGACGTCTACTGGTGCACCGCCGACATCGGCTGGGTGACCGGTCACTCCTACATCGTGTACGGCCCGCTGGCCAACGGTGCCACCCAGGTCATGTACGAGGGCACCCCGGACACCCCGCACAAGGGACGGTTCTGGGAGATCGTGGACCGTTACCGGGTCACCATCCTGTACACGGCTCCGACGCTGATCCGCACGATGATGAAGTGGGGCGAGGATCTCCCGGCCGGGCACGACCTGTCGTCCCTGCGGCTGCTGGGCAGCGTGGGTGAGCCGATCAACCCCGAGGCGTGGATGTGGTACAGGCAGCACGTGGGCCGTGGCGAACTGCCGATCGTGGACACCTGGTGGCAGACCGAGACCGGCGCGATCATGATCTCGCCGTTGCCGGGCGTCACCGCCACGAAGCCGGGTTCGGCGATGGCCCCGCTGCCGGGGATCGTGGCTGACGTGGTCGATGACCAGGGTCAACCCGTGCCCAACGGCGGGGGCGGCTACCTGGTGCTGCGCGAGCCGTGGCCGTCGATGCTGCGCACGATCTGGGGCGACGACAACCGGTTCGTCGAGACCTACTGGTCCCGGTTCGGGGCGGGCGCGGGCGGCGGCGGGGGCGGCGACTGGGTCTACTTCGCCGGTGACGGCGCGAAGAAGGACGACGACGGGCACATCTGGCTGCTGGGCCGCGTGGACGACGTGATGTTGGTGTCGGGCCACAACATCTCCACCACCGAGGTGGAGTCGGCGCTGGTGTCGCATCCGTCGGTGGCCGAGGCTGCGGTGGTGGGGGCGACCGACCCGACGACGGGGCAGGCGATCGTCGCGTTCGCCATCCCTCGCGGCACGACGGACACCTCCGGCGCGGCCGGTGAGCAGCTCATCACCGAGTTGCGCAACCACGTGGCGAGGACGCTCGGCCCGATCGCCAAGCCCCGGCAGATCATGCTGGTGCCGGAGTTGCCGAAGACCCGCTCCGGCAAGATCATGCGTCGGTTGCTGCGGGACGTGGCGGAGAACCGGTCGCTGGGCGACGTGACCACTCTCCAGGACTCGTCGGTGATGGAGTTGATCAGCTCGGGGATGAGTGGCGCGAAGTCCGACGAGGACTGA
- a CDS encoding oxidoreductase — protein MTADPLAPLLALADIAPAVDNARTRFDLALGHRALRRHGGQVAAEVSLRSAVASAALEGRVHGREAVRAGTVTDPVLQGALRVAGALPGLSELWPRAPRQALAKLHVLAARDVVTEAELGRPVADPVVAARLDGLATLVAGGTTVSPLVLAAVVHGELLNLRPFAGPSGVVARGAARLVLLSTGLDPRGLLTVDVGHREREPEYVGAAGAFATGTPDGLRSWLRHYMSAVEVGADQLTEIGDEVLAAT, from the coding sequence GTGACCGCCGATCCGCTCGCGCCGCTGCTCGCGCTCGCCGACATCGCCCCCGCGGTGGACAACGCCCGTACCCGATTCGACCTGGCGCTCGGACACCGCGCCCTGCGCCGGCACGGCGGCCAGGTCGCAGCCGAGGTCAGCCTGCGCTCCGCAGTGGCCAGCGCCGCTTTGGAGGGCCGTGTCCACGGGCGGGAGGCGGTACGCGCCGGCACCGTCACCGATCCGGTGCTCCAGGGTGCGCTGCGGGTGGCCGGGGCGCTGCCCGGGCTGAGCGAGCTGTGGCCCCGCGCGCCCCGACAGGCACTCGCCAAGCTGCACGTGCTCGCCGCCCGCGACGTCGTCACCGAGGCCGAGCTGGGCCGGCCGGTGGCCGACCCGGTGGTCGCCGCCCGGCTGGACGGCCTCGCCACCCTCGTCGCGGGCGGAACGACGGTGTCCCCGCTGGTGCTGGCCGCCGTCGTCCACGGCGAACTGCTGAACCTGCGCCCCTTCGCCGGGCCCTCGGGGGTGGTGGCCCGGGGAGCCGCCCGACTGGTCCTGCTCTCCACCGGTCTCGACCCGCGTGGGTTGCTCACCGTCGACGTCGGGCACCGCGAGCGCGAGCCCGAGTACGTGGGCGCGGCCGGGGCCTTCGCCACCGGCACCCCCGACGGGCTGCGCTCCTGGCTGCGCCACTACATGTCGGCGGTCGAGGTGGGCGCCGACCAGCTCACCGAGATCGGTGACGAGGTCCTCGCCGCCACCTGA